Part of the Leptolyngbya sp. KIOST-1 genome, GGGCGATCGCCCCCACCGGCAGGGCGGCATTGCTGCCGTCGTGGCCGAAGGGCAGGTTGGCTACCACGGGAACACCCAGATCGCCCAGGCGATCGCGCAGCACCTCGGCGATCGCCAGACTGGGTACCCCTGGGGGCGGCTCACAGCGACTGAAGCGGCCTAGGGCAATGCCTTTTATCCCCGTCAGGTGGCCCGCCATCCGCCAGTGGGTCAGCAGGCGATCGATGCGGTAGGGGGCTTCGGTGACATCTTCAAAGGCTAGAATAGCGCCCCTCAGGTCGGGCTGATGGGGGGTGCCCAGCAGGTGGGTTGCCACCGTCAGGTTGGCGGGCCACAGCCGCCCCGTGGCCTGGCCCTGGGTCCACCCCTCCCCCTGCAGGGCAGGCAGCCTGTGGCCCATGACCAGGTTTTTCAGCCGCTGCTGCGACCAATCCGGCTCCGCCGCCAGGGTGGTGAGCAGGGGCCCGTGCACCCCAACTACCCCCTGGTGGCCGAGACTCCACAGCAGACTGGTGACATCGGAGAAGCCCACCAGCCACTTAGGGGCGAATGCCCTAGGCCACTGCCAGCCCTCCAGCAGTCGGGTGCCGCCGTAGCCCCCTCGGGCACAGAGAATGGCCCTGTAGGTCGGATCGGCCAGGGCCTGGCCGAGCTGCTGACGGCGGTTGGCGTCTGACCCGGCCAGGTAGCCCCAGCGATCGCTGACGCCGGGACTGACATCTACCGTGAACCCCCAGCTGCGCCAGACTTCCAGGCCCTGGTTAAAGGCCTCCAGCTCCCGCAGCGCCCCGCTGGGAGCAATGACGCCCAGGCGATCGCCCGGCTGTAGCGGCGGTGGGTACCGCAGCGACGATGGGGGAGAAGAGACAGAAATATCGGCGTTCAACCCGCTAGCTCCAGCACAAATTCGCTATACTTACTTAACAAATGTTCACAATTACGCCGAGTATTACAGGCCCGAGTCGATGGTTAAACCCCCCTATGCTCCCGAAGCCCAAGAGTGGGGCTTTACCCCTACCGCCGAGAGCCTGAATGGACGGCTGGCCATGCTGGGTTTTGCCTTTGCGATCGCGATCGAAGCCCTCAGTGGCCAGGGAGTGCTGCACTTTTTAAACCTGATCTAGCCTTTTGATTCACTCAGAACGCTGGCCAGCAGGGCCTTCTGAGCGTGCATACGGTTCTCCGCCTGGTCCCAAACTCGGGAGGCAGACCCCTCCATCACCGCGTGGGTGATTTCTTCGCCCCGGTGGGCGGGCAGGCAGTGCAGCACAATCGCATCGCCGCTGGCCTGTTCGAGCAGCGCCTCGTTCACCTGGTA contains:
- a CDS encoding S66 peptidase family protein; translation: MNADISVSSPPSSLRYPPPLQPGDRLGVIAPSGALRELEAFNQGLEVWRSWGFTVDVSPGVSDRWGYLAGSDANRRQQLGQALADPTYRAILCARGGYGGTRLLEGWQWPRAFAPKWLVGFSDVTSLLWSLGHQGVVGVHGPLLTTLAAEPDWSQQRLKNLVMGHRLPALQGEGWTQGQATGRLWPANLTVATHLLGTPHQPDLRGAILAFEDVTEAPYRIDRLLTHWRMAGHLTGIKGIALGRFSRCEPPPGVPSLAIAEVLRDRLGDLGVPVVANLPFGHDGSNAALPVGAIARLDGDAGRLEIVAQD